A single region of the Zygotorulaspora mrakii chromosome 4, complete sequence genome encodes:
- the RPO41 gene encoding DNA-directed RNA polymerase (similar to Saccharomyces cerevisiae RPO41 (YFL036W); ancestral locus Anc_8.28) — translation MLRPLTRHIWSSTLIQTRSISSKGSKLHKPAAEVLRSRPLPTDSIAVGAHHNLGFLESSQVTTSPSFDPFDMSHASTLRATTQSRDVMQLWSLLEACLCSKYLNRAFSILQSLYMIRSHRPYFIDDYNMYLSSLVEKGSIKAIEELDSILAEHLEKKFPDIEYNDKTLAIMIHNALKFDSENPSTIKSLRTYLKMNMNGVKKIMSNLDVLTFSDFKILYWRLNLIRVSDMPETVKIIVEKQPITTNSKNDVEIDEQHHKDASSSHISNEDSVAHDIAHENLDNASRNNLSTTPESITQVSLDAVSDSLEKDAEKLKAVDTLGMRVVRHTLLGLSLNEHQRKQIAKFHFDAEKNLLNVDQNKSIDFFEIFRSLKSDTERTAFESSLDEFNQDRQRALENRATDAARERWKHDFEEARARGDLSIEKKLNVKLWKWYNSMLPLVKEEVKQCNEAMSGTMPKSKDLSTQEFKQHKARLEYGPYLSLVDPGKMCVITILELLKLNSTGGVIEGMRTARAVIAVGKAIEMEFRSEQLLKSESQVFKDVNRKSHQFKKYVQRAKSSFRSIKIEESKIVWPQSARAKIGSIMISMLIHVGKVNIEGTDPFTKEKVYGEAPAFSHGYQYHNGSKLGVLKIHRSLIHQLNGERLVASVQPQLLPMLVKPRQWKNWKSGGYFYTQSTLVRSKDSPEQIAYLKAVSDAKAIDVVYDGLNVLGETAWTINRNIFNVMSEVWNKGELFLEIPGIQEELNLLPPPPRDADPSIHREWKLKNKELANKFSSNRSVRCDSNYKLEIARAYLGEKFYFPHNLDFRGRAYPLSPHFNHLGNDMSRGLLIFWKGKRLGPQGLKWLKVHLSNLFGFDKASLTERIAFTDRHMKDIKECAISPLGPNRWWMQAEKPWQTLATCMELTEAYKLENPEDFISHQPVHQDGTCNGLQHYAALGGDIEGAAQVNLVPNDVPQDVYSHVAKLVASRLEVAAKKGDEYAKILQDKITRKVVKQTVMTNVYGVTYVGATFQIDKQLSHIFEDRKYSLELSKYLTKHVFAAVRELFQGAHLIQDWLGECAKRVSKSIRLDVDEKSFKNGNKPDFMSSVIWTTPLGLPIVQPYRELSKKQVTTNLQTVFISDPFSVNPINARRQKAGFPPNFIHSLDASHMLLSATECGKHGLDFASVHDSYWTHGCDVDQMNICLREQFIKLHEVDLIERLKNEFDERYKNYVQIARIDKHSELAKKILIVRNKLSESLGRPATLADEIYMEKERVRLMRSTHYDEVERGRQMVSTVSLVEEQEGHEELESKRADMSTMVILVPLKLPSIPPKGEFDVRELRNSKYFFS, via the coding sequence ATGCTGAGACCGCTGACACGACATATATGGAGCTCTACACTTATTCAAACACGATCGATCAGCTCTAAAGGTTCGAAATTGCATAAACCTGCTGCGGAGGTTTTGAGGTCCCGCCCTTTACCGACAGACTCCATCGCAGTTGGTGCTCATCATAATCTAGGATTCTTAGAGTCATCACAAGTAACTACGTCACCAAGTTTTGATCCGTTCGATATGTCGCACGCTTCAACGCTCCGAGCAACTACACAATCCAGAGACGTCATGCAACTGTGGTCTTTGCTAGAGGCATGTTTATGCTCAAAATATCTTAACAGGGCTTTTTCCATTCTACAGTCACTGTATATGATTCGTTCGCACCGACCCTATTTCATTGATGATTATAACATGTATTTATCGAGTCTAGTGGAAAAAGGATCGATAAAAGCAATTGAAGAGCTAGATTCGATTTTAGCCgaacatctggaaaaaaaatttcctgACATTGAGTATAATGATAAAACTCTAGCAATAATGATTCATAATGCATTAAAATTTGACAGTGAAAATCCATCGACAATAAAAAGCTTGAGAacgtatttgaaaatgaacaTGAATGGTGTCAAAAAGATTATGTCTAATTTGGATGTTCTCactttttctgattttaAGATCCTTTATTGGAGGTTAAATCTGATTAGAGTAAGTGATATGCCTGAAACGGTTAAAATAATAGTGGAAAAACAGCCTATCACGACTAATTCGAAAAATGACGTAGAGATTGATGAGCAACACCACAAAGATGCTTCCTCAAGTCATATTTCCAATGAAGACTCAGTAGCTCATGACATAGCTCACGAGAATCTTGATAACGCTTCACGGAACAACTTATCAACGACCCCCGAGAGTATTACACAGGTCAGCTTGGATGCTGTTAGTGACTCACTGGAAAAAGATGCCGAAAAATTGAAGGCAGTTGATACCCTCGGCATGAGAGTCGTCAGGCACACTTTGTTGGGACTGTCGCTGAATGAACATCAAAGGAAGCAAATTGCAAAGTTTCATTTCGACGCCGAAAAGAATCTCCTAAATGTGGATCAGAATAAAAGCATCgatttctttgaaatttttcgcTCACTGAAATCAGATACAGAAAGGACTGCATTTGAAAGTTCGCTTGACGAATTTAACCAAGATAGACAGCGTGCTCTGGAGAATCGTGCAACAGATGCAGCCAGAGAACGTTGGAAACATGATTTCGAAGAGGCTAGAGCAAGGGGGGATCTTTCTATCGAGAAGAAGCTTAATGTAAAACTCTGGAAATGGTACAACTCCATGTTACCTTTAGTGAAGGAAGAAGTAAAACAGTGCAACGAAGCTATGTCTGGTACTATGCCCAAATCAAAGGATCTGAGTACGCAAGAATTCAAACAGCATAAAGCCAGATTGGAGTACGGACCTTATCTATCCTTAGTAGACCCTGGAAAAATGTGCGTCATTACAATCCTCGAGCTATTAAAATTGAACTCAACTGGAGGTGTCATTGAAGGGATGAGAACAGCTAGAGCGGTTATCGCTGTAGGAAAGGCCATAGAAATGGAATTCCGTTCTGAGCAACTGCTGAAGAGTGAGTCAcaagttttcaaagatgtcAACAGGAAATCTcatcaattcaaaaaatatgttcAGAGAGCCAAGTCTAGTTTTAGATCCATTAAGATAGAAGAATCGAAAATTGTCTGGCCTCAATCAGCTCGTGCAAAAATTGGGTCGATTATGATATCAATGTTAATTCACGTCGGCAAGGTGAATATTGAGGGTACAGATCCTTTTACCAAGGAAAAAGTGTATGGGGAAGCTCCTGCATTTTCTCATGGCTACCAATACCATAATGGCTCCAAACTGGgtgttttgaaaatacATAGATCTTTGATCCATCAACTCAACGGAGAAAGACTGGTCGCATCAGTGCAGCCACAACTATTGCCTATGTTGGTGAAGCCTAGACAGtggaagaattggaagTCAGGCGGATACTTTTATACTCAATCTACGCTTGTCAGATCAAAGGATTCTCCAGAACAAATTGCTTATTTGAAAGCGGTTTCTGATGCGAAGGCAATTGACGTAGTTTATGACGGTCTGAACGTTTTAGGTGAAACCGCTTGGACGATCAACAGAAATATATTCAACGTTATGTCAGAAGTGTGGAACAAGGGTGAACTGTTTCTCGAAATACCAGGCATCCAGGAGGAACTGAATCTGCTTCCACCACCTCCCAGAGATGCTGATCCTTCCATTCATAGAGAGTGGAAACTGAAGAATAAGGAACTTGCAAATAAGTTTTCCAGTAATAGATCTGTAAGATGTGATTCCAACTACAAGTTGGAGATTGCCAGAGCATACCTAGGGGAAAAGTTTTATTTTCCTCATAATTTAGACTTCAGAGGACGCGCTTATCCGTTGTCCCCCCACTTTAATCATCTTGGAAATGATATGAGTAGGGGATTATTGATCTTTTGGAAGGGGAAGAGACTAGGTCCGCAAGGGTTGAAGTGGTTGAAAGTACACTTATCTAATTTGTTTGGGTTTGACAAGGCATCACTTACTGAACGTATCGCTTTCACCGATAGGCATATGAAAGACATCAAAGAGTGCGCCATATCTCCCCTCGGTCCAAACAGATGGTGGATGCAGGCGGAAAAGCCTTGGCAAACTCTTGCTACTTGTATGGAGTTGACTGAAGCATATAAACTGGAAAATCCTGAAGATTTTATATCACATCAGCCTGTGCATCAAGACGGGACATGTAATGGATTACAGCACTATGCTGCATTAGGTGGTGATATAGAAGGTGCAGCGCAAGTCAACTTAGTTCCAAATGATGTACCACAGGATGTCTACAGCCACGTCGCCAAATTGGTAGCTTCAAGACTGGAGGTTGCGGCCAAAAAAGGCGATGAGTACGCGAAAATACTACAAGATAAGATAACAAGAAAGGTGGTCAAACAGACTGTCATGACTAACGTCTACGGTGTTACTTATGTGGGTGCgacatttcaaattgataaaCAATTATCACACATTTTTGAGGATCGAAAATACTCGTTGgaactttcaaaatatctcaCAAAGCATGTATTTGCCGCCGTTCGGGAATTATTTCAAGGTGCTCATTTGATACAAGATTGGCTTGGTGAGTGTGCTAAAAGAGTATCGAAATCGATCAGACTAGATGTTGACGAAAAGTCTTTTAAAAATGGAAATAAACCGGATTTCATGTCCTCCGTAATTTGGACAACTCCATTAGGACTGCCGATTGTACAACCATATCGTGAATTGAGCAAGAAACAAGTTACAACAAATTTGCAGACTGTGTTCATCAGCGATCCATTCTCAGTCAACCCAATTAATGCCAGAAGGCAGAAAGCGGGATTCCCTCCCAACTTCATCCATTCGCTGGATGCTTCTCATATGCTTTTATCAGCTACTGAGTGTGGTAAACACGGACTGGATTTTGCTTCTGTTCATGACTCTTACTGGACACATGGTTGCGATGTTGATCAAATGAATATTTGTTTGAGGGAACAATTTATCAAACTTCATGAAGTTGATCTGATCGAAAGGTTGAAGAACGAATTCGATGAGCGCTACAAAAATTATGTTCAGATTGCAAGGATAGACAAGCATTCAGAACTTGCCAAGAAGATTCTGATTG